A genomic window from Spodoptera frugiperda isolate SF20-4 chromosome 29, AGI-APGP_CSIRO_Sfru_2.0, whole genome shotgun sequence includes:
- the LOC118268205 gene encoding uncharacterized protein LOC118268205, with protein sequence MKSLTLLCVLAVVCSALAAPEVEGIEQLKRDVNLVADTSKLIEELVANLRKSGQEAIDSVATFNEGIKNEALAIRDKIVADVQKFRNRVTEAVENVMKRISNTNVAVKECVDSHRSAAASVFNETLASTLVCVDERIADVSKEISHLMTIAKDAVAAGNLAMDDMRECTTNNTNLLTVGGCLAKVALKIELKSVGFLGQSAMTVGRINIGISSLPAALDVCAGMRLIQTGIQTGKIIVEIGSCSATGIFNALTGKPITSTLSVF encoded by the exons ATGAAATCGTTGACTTTGTTGTGCGTTTTGGCTGTG GTGTGTTCAGCGCTGGCAGCACCAGAAGTGGAAGGTATTGAGCAACTAAAACGGGATGTCAACTTAGTGGCTGATACAAG CAAACTTATTGAAGAACTTGTGGCCAATCTACGTAAGTCCGGCCAAGAAGCTATAGACTCAGTTGCTACGTTCAATGAAGGGATCAAGAACGAAGCTCTGGCGATAAGAGACAAAATCGTTGCTGATGTACAGAAATTCAGAAACCGGGTGACTGAAGCTGTGGAGAATGTAATGAAAAGGATCTCTAACACGAATGTTGCAGTCAAGGAGTGCGTggat TCTCATAGAAGCGCTGCTGCATCAGTTTTCAACGAAACACTCGCCAGTACATTGGTTTGCGTCGATGAAAGAATTGCTGATGTCTCTAAGGAAATCAGTCACTTGATGACAATAGCAAAAGACGCGGTAGCTGCCGGCAATCTGGCAATGGACGACATGAGGGAATGTACTACAAATAACACAAACTTGCTAACTGTTGGAGGTTGCCTTGCCAAAGTCGCCTTGAAGATCGAGTTAAAATCTGTTGGTTTCCTTGGCCAATCTGCGATGACG GTCGGACGCATCAACATTGGAATTAGCTCGTTACCAGCCGCCCTTGATGTGTGCGCTGGAATGCGTTTGATTCAGACTGGAATCCAAACTGGTAAGATCATCGTCGAGATTGGAAGCTGCTCAGCAACTGGAATCTTTAACGCACTTACTGGCAAACCCATAACCTCAACACTGTctgtattttaa
- the LOC118268206 gene encoding 3-oxoacyl-[acyl-carrier-protein] reductase FabG-like: MFANKVVLITGASSGIGAETALDFSKLDAKLVLTGRNKQNLEKVAKQCEENSPSSLKPLIVIADMNNESDVENIIKTTINEFEQLDVLVNNAGVLESGSIENTSLDQYDRVMNTNVRGPYHLTMLATPHLVKTKGNIVNVSSVTGLRSFPNVLAYCMSKSALDQFTRCVALELAPKSVRVNAVNPGVITTGIHMKSSMNEQEYEEFIKKCAQSHALGRAGNAKEVSSVIVFLASDAASNMTGVTIPVDGGRHAMCPR; encoded by the coding sequence ATGTTTGCAAACAAAGTGGTACTGATCACCGGCGCCAGCTCGGGAATCGGAGCAGAAACTGCTTTAGACTTCTCAAAACTTGATGCTAAATTGGTACTTACCggaagaaataaacaaaatttagaaaaagtTGCTAAACAATGCGAAGAAAATTCGCCAAGCTCTTTAAAACCACTGATTGTAATCGCCGATATGAATAATGAAAGTGACGtagaaaacattattaaaactacTATCAACGAATTCGAGCAACTCGATGTTTTGGTAAACAATGCTGGTGTTCTTGAATCTGGTTCCATAGAAAACACTTCACTAGACCAGTACGATCGGGTGATGAATACTAACGTCCGAGGACCGTACCATCTAACAATGTTAGCTACTCCTCACCTCGTGAAAACAAAGGGAAATATAGTTAACGTATCCAGTGTGACTGGCTTACGATCTTTTCCAAACGTTCTTGCATACTGCATGTCTAAATCTGCGTTGGACCAATTCACGAGGTGCGTCGCTCTAGAACTGGCACCGAAGAGTGTTCGTGTTAACGCTGTGAATCCTGGTGTTATAACTACAGGTATTCATATGAAGTCTAGTATGAATGAACAGGAATACGAAGAATTTATTAAGAAATGTGCGCAAAGTCATGCCCTGGGTAGAGCCGGTAACGCAAAGGAAGTTTCATCGGTGATCGTCTTTCTAGCAAGTGACGCTGCAAGTAACATGACTGGTGTCACTATACCTGTTGATGGAGGACGCCATGCTATGTGTCCACGATAG
- the LOC118268208 gene encoding dnaJ homolog subfamily C member 8 — MSAASAAKSDSFDEFYTEVKEIEKRDSVLTPKQQLDRLLRPGSTYFNLNPFEVLQVEPDASLDEIKKKYRRLSILVHPDKNMDDSERAQQAFEIVNRAWKTLENDDTRKKCLDICEEAKERTDHMIEQKRKKMKKDNKLSEGIPEDDPVKYKHAIYVMTMKLFADMERKRQHLEVRDMEERKRKREAEIEQEEQKSLEKEWAKNFEESRQNRVDSWKTFQSGGGKEKKKKKIQGFKPPKPKPESR, encoded by the exons ATGTCTGCAGCATCTGCCGCGAAGTCGGATTCGTTCGACGAATTTTACACGGAG GTCAAAGAGATTGAAAAACGTGACTCTGTGTTAACCCCTAAACAACAACTTGATAGATTGTTACGGCCAGGGTCCACGTATTTTAATCTTAATCCGTTCGAGGTACTACAAGTAGAACCCGATGCCTCACTTGATGAGATCAAGAAAAAATACCGAAGGTTATCCATATTGGTACATCCAGACAAAAATATG GACGATTCTGAACGAGCTCAACAGGCTTTTGAGATAGTAAACAGGGCTTGGAAGACGCTTGAGAATGATGATACTAGGAAAAAATGCTTGGATATTTGTGAAGAAGCTAAAGAACGGACTGATCATAtg ATTGAACAGAAAAGGAAAAAGATGAAAAAGGATAATAAGTTATCAGAAGGTATTCCTGAAGATGATCctgtaaaatataaacatgcaATTTATGTTATGACCATGAAG TTATTTGCTGACATGGAACGAAAGCGCCAACATCTCGAAGTCCGTGATATGGAGGAAAGGAAACGGAAACGAGAAGCTGAGATTGAGCAAGAAGAACAGAAGTCCTTAGAAAAAGAATGGGCGAAGAATTTTGag GAATCTCGACAAAACCGAGTAGACAGCTGGAAGACATTCCAATCTGGCGGCGGCAAggagaaaaagaagaagaaaatccAAGGGTTTAAGCCTCCCAAACCTAAACCAGAGAGTAGATAA
- the LOC118268207 gene encoding 3-oxoacyl-[acyl-carrier-protein] reductase FabG produces MFANKVVLITGASSGIGADTAVEFSKLEAKLVLTGRNKENLEKTAQKCEDVSPSKLRPVSVVADIVNERDVEELLKETINHFGQLDVLVNNAGIMGLGSIEVTSLDQYDSIMNTNVRGPYYLTMLATPHLIKSKGNIVNVSSVAGIRSFSNVLAYCVSKAALDQFTRCVSLELASKGVRVNAVNPGVIETGIHLRGGVSEEDYAAYLEKCKETHAIGRTGTTKEVADAIIFLASEGASNITGITMPVDGGRHAMCPR; encoded by the coding sequence ATGTTCGCCAATAAAGTAGTACTAATCACGGGAGCTAGTTCAGGCATTGGTGCAGACACTGCTGTAGAGTTTTCTAAGCTAGAGGCAAAACTAGTTTTGACaggaagaaataaagaaaacctTGAGAAGACTGCACAAAAATGCGAAGATGTGTCTCCAAGCAAGCTCAGGCCAGTATCTGTTGTTGCAGACATTGTCAATGAGAGAGACGTTGAAGAGCTATTAAAAGAAACGATAAATCACTTCGGGCAACTTGATGTGCTGGTCAACAACGCGGGTATTATGGGACTGGGGTCTATAGAGGTTACTTCTCTTGATCAATATGACAGCATAATGAACACAAACGTACGAGGGCCGTATTATTTAACTATGTTGGCCACACCACATCTTATTAAATCTAAAGGGAACATAGTAAATGTATCTAGCGTGGCTGGGATCAGGTCGTTCTCTAATGTTCTTGCGTATTGCGTCTCTAAAGCTGCACTAGACCAATTTACAAGATGCGTGAGTCTAGAGCTGGCCAGTAAAGGAGTTCGCGTTAATGCAGTCAATCCAGGTGTGATTGAAACTGGCATACACTTAAGAGGTGGAGTCAGTGAAGAAGATTATGCAGCATATTTGGAAAAATGTAAGGAAACGCACGCAATAGGAAGGACAGGAACTACTAAGGAGGTTGCGGATGCGATTATATTCTTAGCAAGTGAAGGTGCTAGTAATATTACTGGCATAACAATGCCAGTTGATGGCGGCCGCCATGCAATGTGTCCACGATAA